The segment TTTTTGGATAAAGTAAATCAGCATACAAAACATGATATAAGAGGACCATTACATTGGTTTTTATTTTATGCAATTGGAGCACCATTTATTCCAGCTATATTATGTTTTATATTCATGTTTTCATCAGGTTTAATGGTTAGTTGAACATACTTTATTTCTTTATTTTTTTGGATATTGATTCTTTAAAATAGGAATAATTAATCATGCTAATATTTGTTCTAGATTTTATTATAGAATGTAAGTCTCATTTTTTTTAAATTAGTACATCATTTAGTAGTTTTGAGGAGGATTGTATATAATTAATAGTAATTTATTTATTAATAATTTGATATACAGTATTAATATATATGTCTCAACAAATGTAATAAATGTGATAGGAGGGATATTATGAAGTATTGTGAGAATTGTAATGCAGAAAACCTTAACGAACAGATATTCTGCCGTAAATGCAACCATCAATTCGAGGACTTTGACTGGAATACAGTTGAAAGAGAAAACGTCTACGCGGATTCATTAAATGACCAGTTCAGACAGACCGAACAGGATCTTCATGAAAAACACTTCAACGTTTCATTGAAAAAAGATGGGATAAAATTCATCATATGGACAGTAATATGTATTTACGGAATGTATTATGGAATACAGCATTCATGGCTATGCTATTATATTTCCATTTTCATTTATGGGTTACTTTTTATCTTCAAGTATTATAAGTTGTTTTTTAAACTGTTTAATGTTAGACTTCAGGAGAAAATCGGAAATAAAACATTCAATAATTACCGTTTAGAAAGTAAGGGTGTAATTAGTGGAGGAATATTCCTATGGATGTTTTTTTATCCTTTAATTTATTTTTTTGATGATTATGCTAGATTAGTTCTCTTTTCAGGTGTAATTCTTGGTGGATTAGTATATATCCTTTTTGGTTTGGATTTGTTCATTAGACCACATGTATTCAATCAGTATAATGATAATTATTATGTTATAACAGTTTATTTAATGTTTATAATGCCAGCAGGAGTTTTTTTGGGATTTTTATTAGGTGCAACGTATTATTCTACCCATAATGATTTAATGGCAGTTTTTTTATTGGGTTTATATATAATAACTATAATTCCGGTTTTATTCTTGGATAAAGTTAATAAACATACAAAACATGATATAAGAGTACCAGGATCATGGTTTCTCTTTTATTCAATTGGAGCACCCCTTATTCCAAGTGTTTTATTGTTTATATATGTAGTATTAGGTTTATATAAATACATCCCCATCTTTTTATAGATGAGTATCTAAATTAAGATATATTAAATTTCATAAAGGGTTAAAAACCATATATGAATGGTGATCAAAATAGGATTCATAGCAGATAGTAAAAAGATAGCCGGCATCTTTAAAAATAGTGAAGTGATTGAACAATCAGCTAAAACAGTAGAAAACACCTTGAAATCCACCCATAAAAAGTAGCGATAATTACATAAAAACAAAATGCATGGAAATAATACAGGATACAATATATTTTGCTGGATGAAATAACACATCTATCTAACCAAAAAACGGAAGTGATTAAGTTTTCAGTTGACAGTCATGATGAAGATGAAGCCTGGGATGTATATAATGGAATACTGGATATTGAGGATTGTGATGATCCGGTTGCGGTACAAAATATATTGGAAAGTGAAATAGATCCCTGATATGATTCGAGTTATTTTCATTATACTGATTATAATCCAAATAAGAATAGAGAAAATAAAAAAGATATTTGTAATACATGGACATGCTGTCTGCTGCTTATTATCCTATTTATCCTCTATCTAACAATTATTTAAAGATTTAAGAGGGTTATTACTCCTTCCCCCATTTTTAACTATATCAACTTATTCTTTTTAATGACAATCATTCACAGAATATCTAAATCCCAATATGTATTTACATAGAAAGAGTTGGTGAGTATTTAAGATTTGATTAAGGCAGAATCAGATTAATCTTCAAGTTTTCATCAGCATTACTATAATCCAAATTATAATCCAAATTAATGAAGGATGAAAAAAAGGGTAGTATTAAGAAGAGAATGCTGATGCTACTTTTTATAATATACATCATTTATTTAACTATGCCTACATTAATCTGATGAATTATTATTTTTTTATCCGGAGCTTCCTTCTGTAATTTAACAAGAAAGTACACCCTTACTTATTATATTTAAAAAGGAAAGAGATAAACCATTGGATTAATAAGAAAAACAAAATTTTAAAAAAAAATAAATAATATCCTTCAAGAAAGATAAATATTAGATGTCACAAAAAAATAAAATAGAGAGGAAAGTTAATATTCCTTTTCCCTATTAAGGAAAATTAATTATTCCTTTTCCTTATTAATATTAAAGCAAGTACAATCGCAGTTACAAATACTACCGCAAATAGTATTGTAACATTGATGGTAATGCTAAAAATAATTAATATTAACTATAATATTAATATTATAACCTCCAATAAATATATGGAAGGAGATCCCAATCTCTTTCCAACATTTCTTGAAGCCCTTAAACAATTTTTACCCTATAACCCATATTATTTATTAATTTTTCATGATTAAATCAGGTTAATTACTTAATAGATTTCCGGAGTTTCCTCATGAAGTTCTGTTGGCATATTATTCTCATAACCGTCGTTTAACCATCTCATTTTTAGATATCTGCAACGTCAATTCATCAACGCAAGTAAAAATCAATTAATAAAAAAACCGGGCATTAAAAAAATATTTAAATCATGAAGATTAAATATAATACTATAAATTTAGGATAAACTAAAATGATGATAAAATTTACCAAAGATGAAATAAGAAACATACTCATATCCATAATAGTAATAAGCATACTCTTTACAATCAATACGACACAGAAAATCGGATGGACAAACAAAGAGATAATAAACATACTTATCATAACACTAATACTCTTTAGCATCTCACTTATAGCAAAGATCTACTCACAGAAATACCTGGCAAGAAAATATCACTATCACATCGAATATAAGATATGGGGATATGGAATAATATTTGCAGTAGTAACTATGCTTTTAAACATATTCATAATTACACCCGGATACTTCAAATACGGATTATACGACAGAATAGCAACAGATGAGGAAAAAGCAAAAATCGCCGTGACAGGATCTGCAATAAATATAATTCTAGCAGTAATATTTTTGATGGCATTGATTATCCTAAAATACAGCATTATGACAGCGAGCATAATCAAATTAGCAATGCTTATCGGATTCTACATAAATACATACATGGCAGTATTTAACTTAATACCATTCATGACATTGGATGGAATGAAAATAGTTGAATATGACATGAAAATGTGGATAGCACCAATGACCATATCTGCAATTCTTTTAGTAATAACATTTACAAGTTATATAATATAAACTAATTTCCCCTACTTTTTTTTCAAAAAATTCATCCATTATTCAATTTTACATACATTAAATCAAATGGATCAATACCACTTCACGATTAGATAGTAAAATGCAGCGTGAAATGAGAATATCCAAGAATTCACATCAATTTATTTAAGTGTTTTTGAACAACATATAAATATTTGAATTGTCAAACTAAGAATAGAACAAATGTTATTGTTGTGAAAATGATGAGATTAAAAAAAGGTTTTAAAAATACTATTGGCATACTGAAATTAGCATCATTATATCTGATGGCAAGTGACGACGACGATAATAATGCATATGATGAAATGATGGAAAGATGGCGTGAGATAGACCAGGATCCACGTTATGATATTTATCGGGACAATCCAAGATATAATGACGTTTTTACTCCACCAAATTACTGGGAAGCATATCCGGATGACCCTCGAAATCCATATAGGGATGACAATACCTACTATGACCAGGAATATGATGAAAATAACACCATAACTGTAAACAATGAAAATACCGAAAAGACGGAAAACAACAATACTCCTGCCACAACAACGGATGAAAATTCAAAAGAAAAAGTATACACCGGCAGTACAACCTCATCAAGTGATGATAATAGTGGTTCATTATTAATATTCTGTATAGGTATCGTTTTAATAATCGGTATACTAATGGTCGCTCCTTGGCTGCTTATAATAGTTATACCATTAATAATATGTGCATTAATGAAGTAAAAAAAGTATTTAATAGTAAATCATTACTATTATTTAATCATATGGGAAAATTATAGATGCTGTTTTATTCTTTCATCTATTATTTCCAATATTTTATCGTCAGCCCCTAACGGTTCTGTAAATATTATATTGCCATCGTATTCCACGATGTCCTCTGTTGATACATTTGGTTTCGGATAGTTTTCAACAGGATCCGGATTTAATCCAAGTGCTGTAGGTATGTCAAGCATGGTGTGTATTCCATGAGCCAGGAATACAGGTACTGCTATTACAGTTTCCATATGTTTAATCTTATCAAATGCTTCCGGTATGGATGGATGGGATATGTTCATAAATCCTAACTCTACGATATAATCTGATTTTTCATTGAATTTTGCTGCAATTTCTTCCAATACCTGATTGTTGTACGGCAGTGAACTTCCATGACCTACAAGCAGTATTCCCGTATTTTCTGTATTGGCATCTGGTAATTTATCTAATTCATCATTGATTCTTTTTTCCACTATTTCCACTATCTTATCATCTGCTCCTAACGGTTCTAGGTATATTATTTCACCATCAAATTCTACCGGCTCTGATTTTGCTTCCCTGTGATGATGATGGT is part of the Methanosphaera sp. BMS genome and harbors:
- the cfbA gene encoding sirohydrochlorin nickelochelatase; the protein is MSNKTGILLVGHGSRQPYNKEVVTTLKDKYQALMPDYNIEAGFMELVEPNIPTAFNTLKKTGVERIIVNPVFLAHGMHTKVDIPTILTLEPMEVEHTHSHSHSHSHSHEHGHHHHHHHREAKSEPVEFDGEIIYLEPLGADDKIVEIVEKRINDELDKLPDANTENTGILLVGHGSSLPYNNQVLEEIAAKFNEKSDYIVELGFMNISHPSIPEAFDKIKHMETVIAVPVFLAHGIHTMLDIPTALGLNPDPVENYPKPNVSTEDIVEYDGNIIFTEPLGADDKILEIIDERIKQHL